From the genome of Ignavibacteriales bacterium, one region includes:
- a CDS encoding mechanosensitive ion channel family protein has protein sequence MQELLNYTIFENTVLKYLIALGIFIGGIVIVFIFKKYILSRLKKWADSTSTSIDDLLVRAIEKSLVPVFYLGVFYVSIKSLILSPNFEKGINIAVTIVITFLVVKTIVSSINLSLQSYFKKADDSDEREKQIKGIRGIVNLTIWAIALVFLLDNLGIKITAVVAGLGIGGIAIALAAQAVLGDLFSYFVIFFDKPFKIGDFIIVGDKVGVVEYTGIKTTRIRALSGEQIVFSNTDLTNSRVHNYKKMERRRVVFKLGVIYQTSFEKLKLIPKIVKDIIEKQEDANFDRGHFANYGDFSLNFEFVYYVNGSDYNKYMDIQQSINFTIYEAFEREGIEFAYPTQTLFVNKVNEEK, from the coding sequence ATGCAAGAACTATTAAACTATACAATTTTTGAAAACACAGTTTTAAAATATCTAATCGCGCTTGGTATTTTTATCGGCGGGATTGTAATTGTTTTTATATTCAAGAAATATATTTTAAGTCGACTAAAAAAATGGGCTGATTCAACCAGTACTTCTATTGATGATTTACTAGTCAGAGCAATTGAAAAATCTCTAGTTCCGGTTTTTTACTTAGGAGTATTTTATGTTTCAATTAAATCTTTAATACTCTCGCCCAATTTTGAAAAAGGAATTAATATCGCTGTAACTATTGTGATTACTTTTCTTGTTGTAAAAACAATTGTATCCTCAATCAATTTATCACTACAGTCTTACTTTAAAAAAGCTGATGATTCAGATGAAAGGGAAAAACAGATTAAAGGAATTCGCGGAATTGTTAACCTTACAATCTGGGCTATCGCATTGGTTTTTCTTTTAGACAATCTAGGTATAAAAATAACAGCTGTCGTTGCCGGACTTGGAATTGGTGGAATAGCTATTGCATTGGCTGCTCAAGCAGTTCTTGGTGATCTTTTTAGTTACTTTGTTATATTTTTTGATAAACCATTTAAGATTGGAGATTTTATAATTGTTGGCGACAAAGTAGGAGTTGTGGAGTATACCGGAATAAAGACAACAAGAATACGTGCTCTTAGTGGTGAGCAAATTGTTTTTTCAAATACAGATTTAACTAATTCGCGCGTTCATAATTATAAAAAGATGGAAAGACGAAGAGTAGTTTTTAAACTTGGAGTGATCTATCAAACTTCTTTTGAAAAATTAAAATTAATTCCTAAAATTGTTAAGGATATAATTGAAAAACAGGAAGATGCAAATTTTGATCGCGGACATTTTGCCAACTACGGTGATTTTAGTTTAAACTTTGAATTTGTGTATTATGTTAATGGCTCAGACTATAATAAATACATGGATATTCAGCAATCAATAAATTTTACCATCTATGAAGCGTTTGAAAGAGAAGGAATTGAATTTGCATATCCAACTCAAACTCTCTTTGTAAACAAAGTAAATGAGGAAAAGTAA
- a CDS encoding HAD-IIB family hydrolase — translation MAKDEKNGLYIQLYSVHGLIRGHNLELGHDADTGGQTKYVFELANILSTYPEVEKVELVTRWIDDKKLSKDYSIPMEKVNDKFDIVRIRAGGGKYIRKELLWNHLEEFIDKSIKYLKARKRLPDFIHSHYADAGYVCSELTKFFGIPFVHTSHSIGKDKLQKLLDDGLPQEQVEKRYKMSQRIQSEEEIFYFADMIVTSTSQEIENHIKNYQNAAESKFKVIPPGVNLEKFFPYNEIGQFDEQTASLIKHINQEYTKFFVDLNKPIILSLCRPDRRKNISGLITAYGEDKEIQKKANLAIYAGIRDDIATMEENEREVLTEILLLIDKYNLYGKMAIPKRHDTNIEVPELYRLAARTGGVFVNASLSETFGLTLIESAASGLPVVSTKDGGPRDIIANCKSGITVDVSEHKNISIALNRILDNKKLWKEYSENGINNVKKFYSWKAHTEKYLFEVDKILKTHSKVQNTFAETGRKLLDMEKLIVTDIDYTLIGDDLALNDFKKTIKNMSPKIGFGVATGRAIESAVEIIKKNNISVPDFFITSVGSEIYYNYKDELIYSKGWDAHISHQWQKEKIVELLTKFSFLKYQEKQNQRKFKISYYTNDNKKNLNKVRELLLRNKIKCNLIFSHGQFLDILPYRASKGKAIRYLAYRWNIPFEKILVAGDSGNDMEMLKGDLLGVVVANYSPELEALKGSRRIYFSDKRFAAGISDGINHYNFMNQERNRDAI, via the coding sequence ATGGCTAAAGACGAAAAAAATGGATTGTACATTCAACTTTATAGTGTACACGGGCTGATCCGAGGTCACAATCTTGAGCTTGGACATGATGCTGATACAGGGGGGCAAACTAAGTATGTCTTTGAACTTGCAAATATATTAAGCACATATCCGGAAGTAGAAAAAGTTGAACTTGTAACCAGGTGGATTGATGATAAAAAGCTGTCAAAAGATTATTCCATCCCGATGGAAAAAGTTAATGACAAATTTGATATTGTCAGAATAAGAGCAGGTGGTGGAAAATATATTCGTAAAGAATTATTGTGGAATCATCTTGAAGAGTTTATAGATAAAAGCATTAAATATTTAAAAGCAAGAAAAAGATTGCCTGATTTTATCCATAGTCATTATGCAGATGCAGGATATGTTTGCAGTGAACTAACAAAATTTTTTGGAATCCCTTTTGTTCATACCTCTCACTCAATAGGGAAAGATAAACTTCAAAAACTGCTTGACGATGGTCTACCGCAGGAGCAGGTTGAAAAAAGATATAAAATGAGTCAACGCATCCAGAGTGAAGAAGAAATATTTTACTTTGCTGATATGATTGTAACCAGTACAAGTCAGGAAATCGAAAATCATATCAAAAATTACCAAAATGCTGCGGAATCAAAATTTAAAGTAATTCCACCTGGAGTAAATCTCGAAAAATTCTTTCCATACAATGAGATTGGACAATTTGACGAGCAAACTGCTTCATTAATTAAACATATCAATCAGGAATACACCAAGTTTTTTGTTGATTTGAATAAACCAATTATACTTTCTTTGTGCCGACCTGACCGGAGAAAAAATATTTCCGGCTTAATAACCGCTTATGGAGAGGATAAAGAAATTCAGAAGAAGGCAAACCTCGCAATTTATGCTGGTATCAGAGATGATATTGCAACAATGGAAGAAAACGAGCGTGAAGTTCTTACGGAAATATTATTGCTTATAGATAAATACAATCTTTATGGAAAAATGGCTATTCCTAAAAGGCACGATACAAATATTGAAGTTCCAGAACTTTATAGACTGGCTGCAAGAACGGGAGGTGTGTTTGTAAATGCTTCTCTATCTGAAACTTTTGGATTGACGTTAATCGAATCCGCCGCAAGTGGTTTGCCCGTGGTTAGTACAAAAGATGGCGGGCCAAGAGATATAATTGCTAATTGTAAAAGCGGGATTACAGTTGATGTATCAGAACATAAAAATATTTCGATCGCTCTTAATCGGATTTTAGATAATAAAAAACTCTGGAAAGAATATTCTGAAAATGGAATTAATAATGTTAAAAAGTTTTATTCGTGGAAAGCTCATACGGAAAAATATTTATTTGAAGTCGATAAAATTCTAAAAACACACTCTAAGGTTCAGAATACATTTGCAGAAACCGGAAGAAAATTGCTTGATATGGAAAAATTAATTGTTACAGATATAGATTATACTTTGATTGGAGATGATCTTGCTTTGAATGATTTTAAGAAAACAATTAAGAATATGTCACCTAAAATTGGATTTGGTGTTGCAACTGGTAGAGCTATCGAATCAGCAGTAGAAATAATAAAGAAAAATAATATTTCCGTACCAGACTTTTTTATTACTTCCGTGGGATCAGAAATTTATTACAACTATAAGGATGAATTAATTTATTCAAAAGGCTGGGATGCTCATATATCACATCAATGGCAGAAGGAAAAAATTGTTGAACTCCTTACAAAGTTTAGTTTTCTGAAGTACCAGGAAAAACAAAATCAGAGAAAATTTAAAATAAGTTATTATACCAATGACAATAAAAAAAATCTAAATAAGGTAAGAGAGCTTCTACTCAGAAATAAAATTAAATGTAATCTAATTTTTAGTCACGGACAATTTCTTGACATACTGCCGTACAGAGCCTCAAAAGGAAAAGCTATAAGATATCTTGCCTATAGATGGAATATACCTTTTGAAAAAATTCTTGTTGCAGGTGATTCAGGCAATGACATGGAGATGCTTAAAGGTGATTTGCTTGGAGTTGTTGTGGCAAATTATAGTCCAGAATTAGAAGCGTTGAAAGGATCACGAAGAATATATTTTTCAGATAAAAGATTTGCAGCAGGAATATCGGACGGAATAAATCATTATAATTTTATGAATCAGGAAAGGAACAGAGATGCAATATAA
- a CDS encoding sucrose synthase: MQYKSVIELIKDNKTDFFSYLNKVVSAPEKLCVKGNHIKFLEAFKKNGKSNNYEIISIIIKQISESVTLGNVVYIEIREVIGRSNHYFFNVEEYIYEKISSKDYLIAKEKFVKPDLDNNQLTINFETFYRKFPSVSDHKSIGKGFEYLNRYLSSKMFTEPENLRKALFDFLFVHKYKTQQLILNDRISSHDELIRRIDQALTFLKDKKESEPYSKFKNQLQEIGFEPGLGNTAGLIMETLEQLRELMQAPDHELLKGFLSKIPMIFNIVAVSPHGYFGQQGVLGKPDTGGQVVYILDQVKALEQEVMNSIKSSGVNANPKILILTRLIPNAEGTTCNKRLEKVFDTKNTYILRVPFRDGNKKVTDNWISRFEMWPYLEDFAEDSYRELLAEFGERPDLVIGNYSDGNMVATLLSRKFKVTQCNIAHALEKCKYLFSGLYWDKMDDDYHFSVQFTADLIAMNSANFILTSSYQEIAGTDDVIGQYESYLNFSMPGLYRVTGGINLFHPKFNIVSPGVNKKIFFPYTEKESRFTGIQKELNALLFENINDPETIGKLEHPERTPIFTMGRLDKIKNITALVKWFGENSKINEQANLILIAGKINADDSTDIEEKAQINVMHNLIEKYKLHNKIRWIGKLLRKDKSGEVYRVVADRKGIFVQCGLFEGFGLTVIESMRSGLPTFATLYGGPLEIIQNKKSGFLIDPIEEKESQKIILSFLEQCKKNPKYWNEISENGIKRVDTTYNWELHASKLLSLAKIYGFWNYTSNIEMSEMNAYLDVLYHTLYKPRANKIREIHNAR, encoded by the coding sequence ATGCAATATAAATCCGTAATAGAGTTGATTAAAGATAATAAAACAGATTTTTTCAGCTATCTAAATAAGGTGGTTTCGGCACCGGAGAAACTATGCGTAAAAGGTAATCATATAAAATTTCTAGAAGCTTTTAAGAAAAATGGAAAGAGCAACAATTATGAAATAATTTCAATAATAATTAAGCAGATTTCAGAATCTGTTACACTTGGTAATGTTGTTTATATAGAAATCCGTGAAGTTATTGGTCGCTCGAATCATTACTTCTTTAATGTTGAAGAATATATTTACGAAAAAATATCTTCTAAAGATTATTTAATAGCAAAGGAAAAATTTGTTAAACCAGATTTGGACAACAATCAACTTACTATAAACTTCGAAACATTTTACAGAAAATTTCCGAGCGTAAGTGATCATAAAAGTATTGGAAAAGGTTTTGAATATCTAAACAGATATTTATCAAGCAAAATGTTTACAGAACCTGAAAACCTTAGAAAAGCATTGTTTGATTTTCTATTTGTGCATAAATATAAAACACAGCAATTAATTCTAAATGATAGAATTAGCAGCCACGATGAACTTATACGCAGAATTGATCAAGCTTTGACTTTTCTAAAAGATAAAAAAGAAAGCGAACCATATTCAAAATTTAAAAACCAATTACAGGAAATTGGTTTTGAACCAGGGCTGGGAAATACTGCAGGACTAATTATGGAAACTCTTGAACAATTAAGAGAATTAATGCAGGCACCAGATCATGAATTGTTAAAAGGTTTTCTATCAAAAATCCCTATGATATTTAATATCGTTGCCGTTTCCCCTCACGGATATTTTGGACAGCAGGGAGTCCTTGGAAAACCAGATACGGGTGGACAGGTAGTTTACATTTTGGATCAGGTTAAAGCTTTGGAGCAGGAAGTTATGAATTCCATTAAGAGCTCAGGTGTAAATGCAAATCCTAAAATATTAATTCTTACTAGATTAATTCCTAATGCAGAAGGCACGACCTGTAATAAAAGACTTGAAAAAGTTTTTGATACAAAGAACACATACATTTTAAGAGTTCCTTTTAGAGATGGAAATAAAAAAGTAACTGATAACTGGATTTCACGTTTTGAAATGTGGCCATATTTGGAAGACTTTGCCGAGGATTCATATCGTGAACTTCTTGCTGAGTTTGGTGAAAGACCAGATTTGGTTATTGGAAATTATTCTGATGGAAACATGGTTGCCACTTTACTTTCAAGAAAATTCAAAGTCACGCAGTGCAACATTGCTCACGCTCTTGAAAAATGTAAATATTTGTTCAGCGGGTTATATTGGGATAAGATGGATGACGATTATCATTTCTCGGTTCAATTTACTGCTGATCTAATTGCAATGAATTCGGCTAATTTTATTCTTACATCTTCATACCAGGAAATTGCAGGGACCGATGATGTAATCGGTCAATATGAATCTTACTTAAATTTTTCAATGCCGGGGTTATATCGGGTTACAGGTGGAATAAATTTGTTTCATCCAAAGTTTAACATTGTATCGCCAGGCGTTAATAAAAAAATATTTTTCCCATACACTGAAAAAGAGTCACGATTTACAGGAATACAAAAAGAACTTAATGCACTTTTATTTGAAAACATTAATGATCCGGAAACGATTGGTAAACTCGAACATCCTGAAAGAACTCCCATTTTTACTATGGGCAGGCTAGATAAGATAAAAAATATAACTGCTCTGGTTAAATGGTTTGGTGAAAATTCAAAAATTAATGAACAAGCAAATCTAATTTTAATTGCAGGAAAGATTAATGCGGATGATTCAACTGACATTGAAGAAAAAGCTCAGATAAACGTAATGCATAACTTGATTGAGAAGTATAAGCTCCACAACAAAATAAGATGGATTGGGAAACTTTTACGCAAAGATAAATCCGGTGAAGTTTATAGAGTGGTTGCAGATAGAAAAGGAATTTTTGTTCAGTGCGGATTATTTGAAGGATTCGGATTAACTGTTATCGAGTCAATGCGTTCCGGGCTTCCAACTTTTGCAACACTCTATGGAGGTCCCTTGGAAATAATTCAGAATAAAAAATCAGGATTCTTAATCGATCCGATTGAAGAAAAAGAAAGTCAGAAAATCATTTTATCATTTTTGGAACAGTGCAAAAAAAATCCAAAATATTGGAATGAAATTTCTGAAAACGGAATTAAGCGAGTGGATACAACATACAATTGGGAACTTCACGCTAGCAAGCTTCTCTCACTAGCAAAAATATATGGGTTTTGGAACTATACTTCTAACATCGAAATGAGTGAAATGAATGCTTACTTAGATGTTTTGTATCATACACTATACAAACCGAGAGCAAATAAGATAAGAGAAATTCATAATGCACGGTGA
- a CDS encoding YitT family protein, whose amino-acid sequence MIEKNKKLNIVFEYFAIAFGAAIMAIGIGIFLVDAKVVPGGVSGLSMSIHYLTGLPVGLMIWVLNIPLYIWGVKEFGKDFGIRTFFGFTLNSFFIDFFRGDIPGFDFIRLQDTPTIKNLQQNDFMFLILIGAALLGIGLGIIFKFKATTGGSDIVAAIMQKRFGTKPGMAIMITDFFVIIIAGIIIEFKGIAGDRSAVTLTFYSLFLLFISSRLVDVIIDGFDYARSVNIISDKNDEIAKAIMDDLSRGATALKARGLYRNIDREVLTTVVTLKELSKLLSIIKKVDPKAFVTVSNVHEVMGEGFRRRI is encoded by the coding sequence ATGATTGAAAAAAATAAAAAATTAAATATTGTTTTTGAATATTTTGCAATTGCATTTGGTGCCGCAATTATGGCAATCGGGATTGGAATTTTTCTAGTTGATGCTAAAGTTGTTCCCGGTGGAGTAAGTGGTCTTTCAATGAGTATTCACTATCTAACTGGATTGCCTGTAGGTTTGATGATTTGGGTGTTAAATATTCCTCTCTACATTTGGGGAGTAAAAGAATTTGGAAAAGACTTTGGTATTAGAACTTTTTTTGGATTCACACTTAATTCATTCTTTATAGATTTTTTTAGAGGTGATATTCCAGGATTTGATTTTATTCGATTACAAGACACACCTACAATAAAAAATCTACAACAAAATGATTTTATGTTTTTAATCCTGATAGGAGCTGCACTTTTAGGAATAGGTTTGGGAATCATTTTTAAATTTAAAGCAACTACCGGTGGTTCTGATATTGTTGCAGCAATAATGCAAAAACGTTTTGGAACAAAACCCGGTATGGCAATTATGATCACTGATTTCTTTGTAATTATAATTGCGGGTATTATAATTGAGTTTAAAGGAATTGCAGGTGATCGTTCTGCGGTTACACTTACCTTTTACTCATTGTTCCTACTCTTTATTTCCAGCCGTTTGGTTGATGTTATTATTGATGGATTTGATTACGCGCGTTCTGTGAACATCATTTCGGATAAGAATGATGAAATCGCGAAAGCAATAATGGATGATTTAAGCCGAGGGGCAACGGCGTTAAAAGCACGCGGACTTTACAGAAACATAGACCGCGAGGTATTAACAACAGTAGTAACACTTAAAGAGTTATCAAAACTGTTAAGCATAATAAAAAAAGTTGATCCGAAAGCTTTTGTAACTGTTAGCAATGTACACGAAGTAATGGGTGAAGGTTTTAGAAGAAGAATTTAA
- a CDS encoding T9SS type A sorting domain-containing protein — protein sequence MKVTFTLVTVLLVIIMVSLMQSEPGFNGTTAGCGGGGCHTSQSGIVSAAVLTGNQVSITVTGASGNVGGELVNSSGTVVAVINTTSSNPFTLTAPSAGSYTVNAGFKNPSRQWGTTSVNIVSAPPAPSLLNSNPISNSQINISWTDNSSNEDGFKIERKTTTGGTYSEIAQVGANVNTYNNTGLAGGTQYCYRVRSYNGVGNSAYSNESCNNTLPDAPSAPLSLVANTIQNPLSVELMWTDNSNNEDGFIIEKETATDAFVVIDSVVANVSMYTDLSVTFLTYNYRVKAYNVTGSSAYSNVAQVSVPVELTSFTANLNSGKVNLIWQTATETNNSGFNIERKNIESSKWNSIGFVNGKGTTTEQQNYSFVDENVSAGKYLYRLKQIDFNGMFEYSNEIEVVVNAPDNFSLNQNYPNPFNPSTTIEFQLPKESFVTLKVYNILGKEVASLVNEQKPAGVHKVNFDASEMPSGMYIYKISTGSFEQTRKMLFLK from the coding sequence ATGAAAGTTACATTTACACTCGTTACAGTTCTGTTAGTAATAATTATGGTATCTTTAATGCAGTCAGAGCCTGGCTTTAATGGAACTACTGCAGGTTGTGGCGGTGGCGGCTGCCATACTTCACAATCAGGTATCGTTTCAGCAGCTGTTTTAACTGGTAATCAAGTAAGTATTACAGTTACTGGTGCAAGCGGTAATGTTGGAGGTGAACTAGTTAACTCAAGCGGTACTGTAGTTGCCGTTATAAATACAACCAGCAGCAATCCTTTTACTCTAACTGCACCATCTGCTGGTAGTTATACTGTTAATGCTGGTTTTAAAAACCCTAGTCGCCAGTGGGGAACAACTTCAGTTAATATTGTTTCTGCTCCACCTGCACCATCATTATTAAATTCTAATCCAATTAGCAACTCACAAATTAATATTAGCTGGACGGATAACTCAAGTAATGAAGATGGATTTAAGATTGAAAGAAAAACTACAACTGGTGGAACTTACTCTGAAATTGCTCAAGTCGGCGCAAATGTAAACACTTATAATAATACTGGTTTAGCAGGTGGAACGCAATATTGTTATCGTGTTCGATCCTATAATGGTGTAGGAAACTCTGCCTACAGTAATGAATCTTGTAACAATACTTTACCTGATGCTCCGAGTGCACCATTAAGTCTTGTTGCTAACACAATTCAAAATCCTTTATCTGTAGAACTTATGTGGACGGATAATTCGAATAATGAAGATGGATTTATAATAGAAAAAGAAACTGCTACTGATGCTTTTGTTGTGATTGACAGTGTTGTTGCAAATGTTTCTATGTACACAGATTTAAGTGTTACATTTTTAACTTATAATTATAGAGTTAAAGCCTATAATGTTACGGGATCTTCAGCTTATAGCAATGTTGCACAAGTTTCTGTTCCAGTTGAATTAACAAGTTTTACAGCAAATCTAAATTCAGGTAAAGTTAATTTAATTTGGCAAACAGCCACGGAAACCAATAACTCCGGATTTAATATCGAAAGAAAAAATATTGAGTCCTCAAAATGGAATTCCATTGGTTTTGTAAATGGAAAGGGAACTACAACAGAACAACAAAATTATTCTTTTGTTGATGAGAATGTTTCAGCAGGTAAATATTTATACAGATTAAAGCAAATTGATTTTAATGGAATGTTTGAATACTCAAATGAAATTGAAGTTGTAGTAAATGCGCCGGATAACTTTTCTTTAAATCAAAATTATCCAAATCCATTTAACCCAAGCACTACAATTGAATTCCAACTTCCAAAAGAATCATTTGTAACATTAAAAGTTTACAATATTCTTGGAAAAGAAGTTGCATCACTGGTTAACGAACAAAAACCGGCTGGTGTTCATAAAGTTAATTTTGATGCTTCAGAGATGCCGAGTGGAATGTATATTTACAAAATCTCCACCGGAAGTTTTGAACAAACAAGAAAAATGTTGTTTCTTAAGTAA
- a CDS encoding phosphatase PAP2 family protein, which yields MFFKSNKNLITIFVSSFIIYLLSCFGLFDGGSEFVRKALYNALGYTNKWSHSFGPPWFVGMINDISSLGSRELVLIFSTFMYFYLKLSRGKTEAKNYLFTVGLGIVLILVTKSITSTLAEINFNTILTETLSNFPSGHTFIATVMYLAMAKYLSSKKKSYDVNKYLYISASLIIALVGISRFIGSGHTVTEVIAGWSLGLCWFTFAQMFLRIDHKKVFSK from the coding sequence ATGTTTTTTAAATCAAATAAAAATCTAATAACTATTTTTGTATCAAGTTTCATAATCTATTTGTTAAGCTGTTTTGGTTTATTTGATGGGGGTTCTGAATTTGTCAGAAAAGCCCTTTACAATGCCTTAGGTTATACAAATAAATGGTCACATTCGTTTGGTCCACCTTGGTTTGTTGGAATGATCAACGACATTTCATCCCTTGGAAGTCGAGAACTTGTTCTCATTTTTTCTACGTTTATGTATTTTTACTTGAAGTTGAGTCGAGGAAAAACAGAAGCAAAAAATTATCTCTTTACTGTTGGACTTGGAATTGTCTTAATCTTGGTAACAAAATCAATAACATCAACCCTTGCAGAAATTAATTTTAATACGATTCTTACAGAAACTTTATCAAACTTTCCGAGTGGACATACTTTTATTGCAACTGTAATGTACCTTGCAATGGCTAAGTATTTAAGTTCAAAAAAGAAAAGTTATGATGTTAATAAGTACTTATATATTTCAGCTTCTTTGATCATTGCACTTGTTGGAATAAGTAGGTTTATAGGGTCAGGCCATACTGTTACAGAAGTAATTGCAGGATGGTCTTTGGGTTTGTGCTGGTTTACTTTTGCACAAATGTTTTTAAGAATTGATCATAAAAAAGTTTTTAGTAAGTAA
- a CDS encoding T9SS type A sorting domain-containing protein gives MKNSVLLFITFICLSTFSFSQYLNVRVDGPGASQPEEVSIAINPTNPNYISAGANIDHFFRSTDAGLTWTTDFLSSSAYGVWGDPCIVYDELGYLYFGHLSNPPISGYWIDRIVVQRSTNNGLTWNDGAGIGYLNPKNQDKEWLGVDMHSQLYKGNIYTTWTEFDNYGSSSPADSSRIRFSRSTDKGLTWSTALTVSDKSGDCIDEDNTDEGAVPCVGPNGEVYTSWAGPLGLMFDKSTNGGNTWGTDVFVASIPGGWDYAVPGIYRANGLPITACDTSQSPFRGNIYINWSDQRNGTGNTDIFLSKSTDGGNTWSAVKKVNDDNTTRHQFFTWMTIDQTTGILYFVFYDRRNTSNNLTDVYMARSTDGGETFANFKVSESSFNPNSNVFFGDYTNITAFNKMVYPIWMRLDASSLSVWTAIVNDSSATIPVELNSFTANIRDSKVNLTWQTASELNNRGFEIQRFKDSEIEKLKNWRTIGFTKGNGTTTEINNYNFVDEPIESGHYVYRLKQIDYSGTFEYSTEVEVNFIYANDFKLSQNYPNPFNPSTTIEYQIPQSSFVTIKVYDVIGSEIITLVNEEKSAGIHEVNFEPKNLTSGLYLYKISAGGFEQTRKMLLLK, from the coding sequence ATGAAAAATTCTGTCCTACTATTTATTACATTCATATGTCTATCTACATTTTCATTCTCACAGTATCTAAATGTTCGTGTTGATGGACCAGGTGCTTCGCAACCGGAAGAAGTATCAATCGCGATCAATCCAACAAATCCAAATTACATTTCTGCCGGTGCAAATATAGATCACTTTTTTAGATCAACTGATGCAGGATTAACCTGGACAACAGATTTTTTATCATCTTCAGCCTACGGCGTTTGGGGTGATCCTTGTATTGTTTATGATGAACTTGGATATTTATACTTTGGACATTTATCAAATCCACCAATCTCAGGGTACTGGATTGACCGAATCGTTGTTCAGAGATCTACGAACAATGGTTTAACCTGGAACGATGGTGCTGGCATTGGATATCTCAATCCAAAAAATCAGGATAAAGAATGGCTTGGTGTTGATATGCACAGCCAACTTTATAAAGGAAATATTTATACAACATGGACAGAGTTTGATAATTATGGAAGCAGCAGTCCTGCTGATTCATCGCGTATAAGATTTTCACGTTCGACTGATAAGGGACTAACATGGAGTACAGCGTTAACTGTTAGCGATAAAAGCGGCGATTGTATTGATGAAGATAACACAGATGAAGGTGCGGTACCGTGCGTGGGTCCCAATGGTGAAGTTTATACAAGTTGGGCAGGTCCACTAGGTTTGATGTTTGATAAATCCACAAATGGTGGAAACACTTGGGGAACAGATGTTTTTGTTGCTTCAATTCCAGGCGGCTGGGATTATGCAGTTCCGGGGATTTATAGAGCAAATGGTTTACCCATTACAGCTTGTGATACAAGCCAATCACCGTTTAGAGGTAATATTTATATTAATTGGTCGGATCAAAGAAATGGAACTGGCAATACTGATATCTTTCTTTCAAAATCTACTGATGGCGGAAATACTTGGAGTGCAGTAAAAAAAGTTAATGATGATAATACCACAAGGCATCAATTTTTTACGTGGATGACGATTGACCAGACAACAGGGATTCTATATTTTGTTTTTTATGATAGAAGAAATACTTCAAACAATCTTACTGATGTTTACATGGCTCGCTCAACTGATGGAGGTGAAACTTTTGCAAATTTTAAAGTAAGTGAGTCATCATTCAATCCGAACTCAAATGTATTTTTTGGTGATTACACAAATATCACAGCTTTCAATAAAATGGTCTATCCAATTTGGATGAGATTGGATGCAAGTTCATTATCGGTTTGGACAGCAATTGTAAATGATTCATCTGCAACTATACCTGTTGAATTAAATAGTTTTACTGCTAATATTAGGGATAGTAAAGTCAACTTAACTTGGCAAACTGCCAGTGAATTAAATAATAGGGGATTCGAAATTCAAAGATTTAAGGATTCAGAAATTGAAAAATTAAAAAATTGGAGAACGATTGGTTTTACAAAGGGTAACGGAACTACAACAGAAATAAATAATTATAATTTTGTTGATGAACCAATTGAATCAGGACATTATGTTTATAGGTTGAAACAAATAGATTATAGCGGCACGTTCGAATATTCAACTGAAGTAGAAGTTAACTTTATTTATGCGAATGATTTTAAACTTTCACAAAATTATCCAAACCCTTTTAACCCAAGTACAACGATTGAATATCAAATTCCACAATCCTCTTTTGTAACAATAAAAGTTTATGACGTAATCGGATCAGAAATTATAACTTTAGTTAATGAAGAAAAATCTGCAGGGATACACGAAGTTAATTTTGAACCTAAAAATTTAACAAGTGGTTTATACCTTTATAAAATCTCTGCTGGTGGTTTTGAACAAACAAGAAAGATGCTATTGCTGAAGTAA